GCTAGTTTAGAATTTTTAATGGTTCCTTATAACTTGATGAAAGAAAACGGGAAAGCAGCCTATTTAGATTCTGGAACTTGGGCTTCAGCAGCTATAAAAGAGTCTAAGTTTTTTGGAGAAACTGTTATTGTAGCTTCATCAAAAGATCAAAATTACAACCACGTTCCTAAAGGATATACAGTACCTGCAGATGCGGATTATTTCCACTGCACAAGTAACAATACTATTTTTGGAACTCAAATGAAAGAATTCCCTTCTGTTAACATACCTGTTGTATGCGACATGAGTTCAGATATTTTTTCACGTCAATTAGATTTCTCTAAATTTGACATTATCTATGCAGGAGCACAAAAAAACATGGGACCTGCTGGAACAACTTTAGTAGTTGTTAAAGAAGAAATTCTTGGTAAAAACGGAAGAAACATTCCAAGTATGTTAGATTACTCTAAACATATCAAAGCAGAAAGTATGTATAATACTCCACCTGTTTTTCCAGTATACGCTTCATTGTTAACTCTACAATGGTTGAAAAACCTAGGAGGAATTGCTGCTATTGAAAAAATAAACAATGCTAAAGCTGCTTTGCTTTATGCTGAAATTGATAGAAATCCATTATTCAAAGGAGCTGCTGCAGTTGAAGATCGTTCTAATATGAATGCTACATTCTTATTAAACGACGAAGCTCATGCACCTGTTTTTGATGCCATGTGGAAAGCAGCAGGAATCTCAGGATTACCTGGACACCGTTCAGTGGGTGGTTACAGAGCATCTATGTACAACGCTTTACCATTAGAAAGCGTACAAGTATTAGTAGACGTAATGAAAGAATTAGAAAAATCAATTTAAATATTCAAAAATTGAATGATTGAAAGATTTGAAAAAATCAATTTTATCACTCAATCTTTACATTAAAACAATCCAGATTGAATCTTTAATTTTTTAAATAATTCAATCTTTAAATTAAAAAAAATGAAAGTATTAGCAAACGACGGAATTTCTAAAAGCGGAATTCTAGCTTTAGAAAAAGGTGGATTTGAAGTTATAACTACTAAAGTAGCTCAAGAACAAGTAGCTAATTTTGTAAACGAAAATAATGTAAGTGTTGTTTTAGTTCGTAGCGCAACAAAAGTTCGTAAAGATATTATTGATGCTTGCCCAGGTCTTAAAATCATCGGTCGTGGTGGTGTAGGAATGGACAACATTGATGTTGATTATGCAAAAAGCAAAGGAATTCATGTAATCAATACTCCTGCTTCATCATCAGAATCTGTAGCTGAATTAGTTTTTGCTCATTTATTTTCTGGTGTTCGTTTCTTACATGATTCAAATAGAAATATGCCTCTTGAAGGAGACACAAACTTTGAAGGTTTGAAAAAAGCATATGCAAACGGAATCGAATTAAGAGGAAAAACTCTTGGAGTTGTTGGTATTGGCCGAATTGGTCAAGCAACTGCAAAAATGGCTCTTGGTTTAGGTATGAAAGTTATTGCTGCTGATAGTTATATTGACAAAGTAGACGTAAAAGTCGAGTTCTTTGATGGTCAATCTATCACAACTACTATCGTTTCTCAACCATTAGAATCTTTATTCAAAGAAGCTGACTTTATTACTTTACACGTTCCTGCTCAAGATGGTTACATCATCGGTGAGAAAGAATTAGCTATCATGAAAGATGGTGTAGGTATTGTAAACTGTGCTCGTGGTGGTGTTATTGATGAGGTAGCATTAGTATCAGCTTTAGATAGCGGAAAAGTATTATTTGCTGGATTAGATGTTTTTGAAAACGAACCAACACCTGCAATGGCACTTTTAATGCACCATAAAATCTCTATGACTCCTCATATTGGAGCTGCTACTGGAGAAGCACAAGATAGAATTGGTACTGAATTAGCACAACAAATCATCAGCCTATTAGGATAAATAGTTGTTGCTGAAATATAAAAAGTAAATAGTTACATATCGTTTACTATTTCCTTTTTTTTTGTTTAGATTTGGATTCTAATCTAAATTCCCCCAATATGTTTGAACAATTAACACAATTAGCACAACAATTTGGAAACGAATCTGTTGTAAAAAACAATGCTATTCCAAATGAGCAAAACGAAGCTGTAATAAATGAGGCTAGCAGTTCTATTTTTTCTGGATTAAAAAACTTAATTTCAGAAGGTGGAGCGGATCAAATTGCAGGCTTATTCAAAGGAGATAGCGCTCAAGACAGTACAAATCCTGTAGTTCAAAAACTATCCGAACAACTAAACAATAGTTTAGGAGAAAAATTTGGATTAAGTGAAGAAACCGCTTCAGGAGTTACTAGCAGTTTAGTCCCTCAAATTTTAGGTTCACTTGTTGGAAAAGCAAAAGACCCAAATGATTCTAGCTTTCAAATTTCGGATATTATCGGAGCTATTTCTGGAGATAGTAGCCAAAGTTCTGGAATAATGGATACTATTTCAAAATACGGGAGTCAATTTGGCTTAGACCAAAATGCAGATGGAAAAGTTGACATTAGTGATGCTATGTCTGCCGTAACAAAAAATAGTGATGGCATTGGAGGAATCCTTGGTAAAATTTTTGGTAAATAATAGTACGATGAAATTGCAATGAAAATCACCTTCCAAACGAAGGTGATTTTTTTGTTAAATAACTAATAATTAAGTATTTATTTTTGTAAATTTATATCTAATTAGTTTGTCATGAAAAATAGTATTTACATAGTAGCAGTTATTTTATTTTCTGTTTTAAGTTGTAAAACGCCTCAATCTGGTTTTTCGAAAACAGACAGAGCAGTCGCTGATAAAAATGACACCATCCGAATTGCTAATGATGAATTAGAATACGAGGTAATCATAATTGATCCTGGTTTTAACACTTGGCTTAATACCGTTGCCTTACCAAGAGGTTTTTATTCACAGTCCTATTTAGAGAGTAAAAACCAATTCTACATAAGCGAATGGAACAATCGAGTACTGCAACCACAACGATACAATCCTAATTTATACGAAATGACAATCAGTTACGATTCAAATATAAATTATGGATATGAAGTGAATTATTTAATATATAATTATATGATTTATTTCCAAAACACCTATAAACAAAAACTCTACGGTCATGTTCCTCCTAGATAATGTTTATTATATTTGTATACATCATAAGTAAAGATGGAAAACTTAAAAAAACGCTGGGGAATTAATTCCAATATTCAATTAACAATTATATTTTTTGTTTTTGCAATTACAGGTTCTGCATCAGCATGGTTATCAAAACCTATTTGTTTTTGGTTAGGAATCTTAAAAGAAGATTTAGGTCATTTTTTCACACCCGTAAGATTATTACTTATTTTTCCTTTATACCAAGTACTTTTAATTTCAATAGGGTTTATTTTTGGGCAATTCAAATTCTTTTGGGCCTTCGAAAAAAAAATGTTGAAGCGAATGGGAATGGGATTTCTTTTTAAAGAATAGATGAAATTTAGTCATTAGGATTCTTCTTCATAATCAAATAATTATAAATCCAAGTAATGGTAAAGCTTGGGATAAAATCTGAGAATGGTAAAATTTCTTCCAGAAAAGTAAACCCTCCAGCCACTTTCCCCAAAGTTCCTTTATACATCCAAGTCATTAAAAAACCAGCCAGAGGTGCCCAAATCACATCTGAAAACTCACCAATTCCAGGTATAGTAAACGAAAGCATCCCAATACAATCAAAAGCAATCCCTAAAATTAACTTCTTATTTCTATTATTTTTGACTTTAGATATACTTTCAATTTGTACTGATTTTTTCATGATGATACTTTTAAAATTCAACTTGCAAAACCAATGCCAATTACTTTTTTAGTTTATCCGCAAATCCTTTTTTAAGTTTAGCAATCTTAGGAGTTATAACGTAACTACAATACGACTGCTCTTTATTTCGATTGTAATAATCACTATGATAGGTTTCTGCAGGATAAAATAATGTTGCTGGCGAAACTTTGGTAACAACTGGTTTCCCAAAAGTATTTTGTGTGTTCAGTATAGAAATATATTCCTGAGAAATCTCTTTTTGATTTTGATTATGATAAAAAATCTCACTTCTGTATTGCGTTCCAACATCATTTCCTTGACGATTTAATGTAGTGGGATCGTGAGTCGCAAAAAATATTTCTAATAATTCTCCAAAAGTGATTATATGAGGATCAAAGGTAATCTGAATTGCTTCGGCGTGATCTGTATCTCCATTGCAAATGTCTTTATAGGTTGGATTTACCGTTAGTCCACCTATATATCCAGAAACAACTGACTTTACCCCTTCTAATTCCAAAAAAACAGCTTCTGTGCACCAAAAACATCCTCCTGCCAAAGTTGCTATTTCAAATTCTTGTTTCATTTCCATTCTATATTTCTATTGTTAGTATTCCATCTAAAACGTATCCTGTTTTTAATATTTCAAAGTTATCCAAAATAAATTTGCTAATTCCCTTTACTCCTTCTTTTATTAAATTCAATGAGATCATTTTATTATCGATAGAATCTTTGTTTCTTTGTAAAAATAGTTTCAAATGATACAGGCAAAAAACATACACAAATTTTACGAACAACTCGAAGTCTTAAAAGGCGTTGATTTACATATCGCCAAAGGAGAAATTGTTTCAATTGTGGGTGCTTCAGGAGCTGGAAAAACTACTTTACTACAAATTTTAGGCACATTAGACAGACCTTCTTCTAAAAACGAAACCGAATTAATTATTAATGGTGAAGATGTTTTAAAAATGAATGACAAATCATTATCTAAATTTAGAAATTTAAATTTAGGCTTCATCTTTCAATTTCATCAGCTTTTACCTGAATTCACAGCACTTGAAAATGTTTGTATTCCTGCCTATATAGCGGGTAAAAAACCTTCTATAATTGAAAAAGAAGCCAAAGATTTATTGAACTATTTAGGATTATCACATCGTATAAATCACAAGCCAAATGAACTATCAGGTGGTGAACAACAGCGTGTTGCTGTAGCAAGAGCATTAATCAATAAGCCCGATGTTATTTTTGCGGATGAACCTTCTGGAAACTTAGACACGCATTCTGCTGAAAATTTGCATCAATTATTTTTCAAATTAAGAGATGAATTTGGACAAACTTTTGTGATTGTAACACATAATGACGAATTAGCGAATATGGCTGATCGAAAACTAATAATGGTTGACGGATTAATAAGCAACTAAAAATGAATGCATCAGAACTTAAAACCTTCCTGGACGAAAAAGTTGAATTATACAATAATCCCAACTTCATAGAAAGTGACCCAGTTCAAATTCCACATTTATTTTCATTAAAAGAAGACATTGAAATAGCCGGTTTTCTTAGCGCTACAATTGCTTGGGGAAACCGTAAAATGATTATAAAAAACTCCTATCGAATGATAGAATTTATGGGAAACTCTCCATATGATTTTGTTATGTCACATCGAGAAAATGATTTAGAACGATTGGAATCCTTTGTACATCGCACTTTCAACGGTCAAGACTTTGCTAGTTTTATCAGGAGCTTGCAACATATCTACGAAAACCACAACGGATTAGAAAGTATTTTTACCAAACATCAAGAAACAAATTCGATGCAAAAAAGCATCCATGAATTCAAAAAGACGTTTTTTGATATTGCACATCCCTACCGAACTCAAAAACACATTTCAGATCCATTGAATAACTCCGCAGCAAAAAGGATTAATATATCTATAAGGGTAATTTGTGTGGTTGTTTTATTTTGCTTTTTAATTTGACCGTGAAAGGGCTGTTTTTGAAATTTCAATTACAAAAGTGCTGGCTATGAAAAGCTATTCCATATATGTAATTAATCTTGTGAATCTCGTTTTGGAAAGAAATGACGTATTATTGTAGGTACGGAATAAGTTAACATTATGTCAACAATTCCTAATATTACATTGTTTTGCCATGGTGATTCTTGAGAAATTTTTACCAGTAAGAGAATAATAGATGCCGAATATAGACCCAAGATAATAGATGAAATAATAATCTTCATCCATATATCTGCCATGTCTCTAAACAAATTAACTGATTTCTGTGTCCTATTTCCCATTTTCAATGTATTGGTAATATTCCACAATATTTAATTTGTCAGTATCAAACTCAAACTTGTCAAAACCTTCCAGTTCACACGTCCTACAAATTATCGTTTCAGGAATTTCACTTTTTTTATCATAACTTTTTATTATCCGCCCACATTCTTGATTGCTACATTCAATACTTATTCTTTTTTTAAGGACACCTTGGCGAACCGCTACTTCGCATAAAAATTTTGCCCATCGAGTTGGAATATTGAAAAAACTTCGAATGTTTTCAACAAATATTCTATCGGGGTCAGTATTTTCAACTATTGTAGCTTTGCGCTTTAAAAATTTATCAAACATATTAGTTCTTAGAGAGTACCAAATCTATTAAATCTGACGTTGCTAAATGTTGCCTAGGGAATACTGCAAAATTAAAAATTCCTTTTGTCGGGTCAACTACAAAAGCATCTACACTGTGATTTTCTTTTAAAACTTTAAACGTTGTAGTTCCGACTGGGTCTTTTATTATATTTAAGTATTCAGGATGCATATCTCTTTTTAACAACAAATCCTCATGTAATGCCTCTGTTCTAACCGACTTTGCCATTCTCACCTTCGCTTTGGATGCATCTATGTCGTCAGTATGCCACAAATCCTTGATTCCTCTATTCAAATCACATGGTGACAATTGGATGTTGTGGGGTCTAGCAGATTCTGTAAAACTATTTAAAATATCGATATCTTCTGTGTTTTTTTTAACTCCAACTATTTTGTTATCAAGTAATGATGAAATATCTCGTTCCAAAATATTAATTGCAATAATAAAGCGAGTACCTCGCCTGCGAATTTGGACAGGAAGCAGATAGTCAATC
Above is a window of Flavobacterium sp. 123 DNA encoding:
- the serC gene encoding 3-phosphoserine/phosphohydroxythreonine transaminase yields the protein MKKHNYSAGPCILPQEVFEKSAQAILNFNNSGLSILEISHRSKDFVAVMDEARALVIELLGLEGKGYQALFLAGGASLEFLMVPYNLMKENGKAAYLDSGTWASAAIKESKFFGETVIVASSKDQNYNHVPKGYTVPADADYFHCTSNNTIFGTQMKEFPSVNIPVVCDMSSDIFSRQLDFSKFDIIYAGAQKNMGPAGTTLVVVKEEILGKNGRNIPSMLDYSKHIKAESMYNTPPVFPVYASLLTLQWLKNLGGIAAIEKINNAKAALLYAEIDRNPLFKGAAAVEDRSNMNATFLLNDEAHAPVFDAMWKAAGISGLPGHRSVGGYRASMYNALPLESVQVLVDVMKELEKSI
- a CDS encoding D-2-hydroxyacid dehydrogenase, which gives rise to MKVLANDGISKSGILALEKGGFEVITTKVAQEQVANFVNENNVSVVLVRSATKVRKDIIDACPGLKIIGRGGVGMDNIDVDYAKSKGIHVINTPASSSESVAELVFAHLFSGVRFLHDSNRNMPLEGDTNFEGLKKAYANGIELRGKTLGVVGIGRIGQATAKMALGLGMKVIAADSYIDKVDVKVEFFDGQSITTTIVSQPLESLFKEADFITLHVPAQDGYIIGEKELAIMKDGVGIVNCARGGVIDEVALVSALDSGKVLFAGLDVFENEPTPAMALLMHHKISMTPHIGAATGEAQDRIGTELAQQIISLLG
- a CDS encoding DUF937 domain-containing protein, giving the protein MFEQLTQLAQQFGNESVVKNNAIPNEQNEAVINEASSSIFSGLKNLISEGGADQIAGLFKGDSAQDSTNPVVQKLSEQLNNSLGEKFGLSEETASGVTSSLVPQILGSLVGKAKDPNDSSFQISDIIGAISGDSSQSSGIMDTISKYGSQFGLDQNADGKVDISDAMSAVTKNSDGIGGILGKIFGK
- a CDS encoding DUF6146 family protein gives rise to the protein MKNSIYIVAVILFSVLSCKTPQSGFSKTDRAVADKNDTIRIANDELEYEVIIIDPGFNTWLNTVALPRGFYSQSYLESKNQFYISEWNNRVLQPQRYNPNLYEMTISYDSNINYGYEVNYLIYNYMIYFQNTYKQKLYGHVPPR
- a CDS encoding DUF6787 family protein, translating into MENLKKRWGINSNIQLTIIFFVFAITGSASAWLSKPICFWLGILKEDLGHFFTPVRLLLIFPLYQVLLISIGFIFGQFKFFWAFEKKMLKRMGMGFLFKE
- the msrA gene encoding peptide-methionine (S)-S-oxide reductase MsrA, which translates into the protein MEMKQEFEIATLAGGCFWCTEAVFLELEGVKSVVSGYIGGLTVNPTYKDICNGDTDHAEAIQITFDPHIITFGELLEIFFATHDPTTLNRQGNDVGTQYRSEIFYHNQNQKEISQEYISILNTQNTFGKPVVTKVSPATLFYPAETYHSDYYNRNKEQSYCSYVITPKIAKLKKGFADKLKK
- a CDS encoding ABC transporter ATP-binding protein gives rise to the protein MIQAKNIHKFYEQLEVLKGVDLHIAKGEIVSIVGASGAGKTTLLQILGTLDRPSSKNETELIINGEDVLKMNDKSLSKFRNLNLGFIFQFHQLLPEFTALENVCIPAYIAGKKPSIIEKEAKDLLNYLGLSHRINHKPNELSGGEQQRVAVARALINKPDVIFADEPSGNLDTHSAENLHQLFFKLRDEFGQTFVIVTHNDELANMADRKLIMVDGLISN